From the genome of Amycolatopsis granulosa:
CGCTGTCGGTGGTCGTGGCGGTCAGGACCATCCGCGAGTCGGGGTGGTCGGTGAACGGGAGGCGGAAGGCCGAGCCGCTCGCCCCGACGCCGGGGTGTGCGTGGCAGGTCGCCTCCTCCGGGCAGTGCAGCACGGAGCTGGTCCAGTTGACCTGCAGCGGGCCGTCCTCGGCGTCCGTCGCGGTCGCCGCGAGCGACACCTGCTCGCCGATCGCGAAGTCCTTCGCGGCCGGTTCCGTCAGCGTGATCACCGGCGTGTGGTTGGCCGGTGCCACGGTGAACGAGGTGGTGCCGGACTTGCCCAGCGGGTCGCGCACGGTCAGCGTCGCGGTGTACGGGCCGTCGCCCGGATACCGGTGGGTCGCGGTCACGCCGGTGCCGGCCGCGCCGTCCCCGAAGTCCCACGCGTAGGTCAGGGCGTCACCGTCGTAGTCGGCCGACTGGGACGCGTCGAAGGTCACCGTCCGGGTGGCCGGGTCGGACGTCGTGGTCGCCTTCGCCACCGGGGTCGTGTTGCCGGTGACGTAGCTCAGCCGGCGCAGGTTGCCGCTGTAGATGTCGGCGTACACGATGTCGCCGTTCGGTGCCGCGGCGAACTTGACCGGGCCACCGATCCCGGTGGCCCACGCCGGGTCCTGCGGCGCCTGGGTGAGCGTGCCGGCTGAGTCCCAGCGCGCGGTCCACAGCTTCTTGCCGACGTAGTCGCCGAAGAAGAAGGCCCCCCGGTACTCCGCCGGGTAGCTGGAGCCGGTGTAGACGATCCCGGCGGTGATGCTGTTGCCCTGGTTGGTGCCGTTGCCGTGGTGGTACTCCCACAGCGGCGGCGTGTTGGTCACCGACGCGCAGCCCGGCAGGTCCGCGTAGCCCGGGGTGCGGTGGTTGCCCTCCCAGCAGGGCCACGCGTAGTTGCGTCCGGGTTGCACCAGGTCCAGTTCCTCCCACTCGTTCCAGCCGACGTCACCGGCGACGGGCAGGCCACTGCTGGGGTCGAGGCTGAACCGGAAGGGGCTGCGGAACCCGCTGGCGAACACCCGGCTGCGGGCCGATGCCGGGTTCGCGGCGTCGTAGTACGGGTTGCCTGGCACACCGGCGCCGGTGGCCGTGAGGTGCAGGATCTTGCCCTGGAGGCTGTCGCGGTCGACCGCCTTGAGGGCGTTCTCGTCGACCCGGGTGTAGTCGGCGTTGTCGCCCGTGGAGACCCACAGGGTGCCGTCCGCGGCGGCGATCAGCCCGGTCATGCCGTGCACGTCGGAGCCGCCGGGCAGGTCGATCAGCGTCTGCTCGCCGGTGATCCCGGCCGGCTCGGGCGAACCCGTGACCGTCCATCTCGCCAGCCGCAGCGTGAACGTGCTGCCGGTCGGCACCGAACGGACCAGGTAGATGGTCTTCGAGGTGGCGTAGTCGGGTGCCACCGCGACGCTGACCAGGCCGAGATCGCCCTGGTTGCGCACGCTCAGGGTGCGCAGCGTGCGGGTGGTCCTGCCGTCGGCGGCGGTCCAGTTGAGGTTGCCGCTCTTGCCGGTGCTCAGGAAGCCACCGTCGGGCAGGTAGGCGAAATCGGTGAGCTCGAAGGCGTTCTGCCCGGTGGGCTGGTCCAGCAGCGCGAAGCCGGGCGGCGGCGCGGCTGCGGCCTGCGGCGCCGGGAGCACCGTGGTCAGGCCCACCGTGAGCAGTGCGATGCCGAGGAGCGCGAAGAGACGTCTGATTGACCACCGAGAGTGCATGCATCCCCCTTTCAGGCGTATGAGTTGTCTTCGCCCGGAAGGGTTGTCCCGTTGCCGCAGGTTATTGATCCGTGATGAAGGAGCGCTGTTCCGGAAAGCGCTCTCGCCGGTGACCGCCCAGTCGGAGTCCGTTGTGGACAGTGTCCGGCCCGGTGGCGGGCCCGGTGCCCGCGTGGGTCATCGCGGGCAGATGATCCACAGCGTGCAGCTCGGCGGCGTCCACCGCGGCGGGGTGGTCGTGGTGGTGCGGCCGGTGGGTGTGCCGCTCTGGCTCGCGCTGCCCGTGCCGGACGGGGGCGTGGGCAGGGTGCCCGACGACGGCGGCAGGGCCGAACCGGTGACGGTGACCGTCCCGGTCGAGGTTCCGGCGCCCGGCTTCGTGGACCGCGGGATGCCGTCGCCCGGCTCCAGCGGGCCGCGGGGCTCGTTGGTGACCACGATGCGGGACGAGCTGTTGGTGCGTTCGGTGGTCCTCGGGTTCTCCGGGACACCGCCGCCGCCGAGGCCGCCGGTCGGCCCGG
Proteins encoded in this window:
- a CDS encoding PQQ-dependent sugar dehydrogenase, with translation MHSRWSIRRLFALLGIALLTVGLTTVLPAPQAAAAPPPGFALLDQPTGQNAFELTDFAYLPDGGFLSTGKSGNLNWTAADGRTTRTLRTLSVRNQGDLGLVSVAVAPDYATSKTIYLVRSVPTGSTFTLRLARWTVTGSPEPAGITGEQTLIDLPGGSDVHGMTGLIAAADGTLWVSTGDNADYTRVDENALKAVDRDSLQGKILHLTATGAGVPGNPYYDAANPASARSRVFASGFRSPFRFSLDPSSGLPVAGDVGWNEWEELDLVQPGRNYAWPCWEGNHRTPGYADLPGCASVTNTPPLWEYHHGNGTNQGNSITAGIVYTGSSYPAEYRGAFFFGDYVGKKLWTARWDSAGTLTQAPQDPAWATGIGGPVKFAAAPNGDIVYADIYSGNLRRLSYVTGNTTPVAKATTTSDPATRTVTFDASQSADYDGDALTYAWDFGDGAAGTGVTATHRYPGDGPYTATLTVRDPLGKSGTTSFTVAPANHTPVITLTEPAAKDFAIGEQVSLAATATDAEDGPLQVNWTSSVLHCPEEATCHAHPGVGASGSAFRLPFTDHPDSRMVLTATTTDSAGVSTSTSYTAWPRRHRLTLKSNVPASLQIPSEGGVHSALVTEGVTLDVVAAETAADGVSRFTAWADGPVGRTRTLTVTADSTLTANYATAIDQRYASDPAVRALLGAPTAAEVQDGNVWYRVYAHGRMYWSAQTGVHEVHGAILGKYLELGGHTRLGAPATDELTTPDGAGRYNHFAGTPGTLAASVYFSPGTGAHGIWGVIRQKWADHGWESGPLGYPVTDELSTPDGIGRYNHFSRDGSIYWTPAAGAHSVWGLIRQVWQQTGWETGPMGYPITDELTAPDGRGKYNHFDKAASIYFSPSTGAHEVYGAIRQRWAALGWERSYLGYPTSGEFPSAGGRRNNFQWGYVQWYPSGTVTDRRY